One genomic segment of Amycolatopsis sp. WQ 127309 includes these proteins:
- a CDS encoding pentapeptide repeat-containing protein has product MTNWKPTLPRLSELSWAPARGALVLSGAALLAGMTVLFGWIDWLALGQWARPHAVPIALFAAAGIGVTAAGWRLRGQRAPRTRASGMSWWVVVGAAIVVVVVAWVATNWLLGEAAAAKDPGAARVDAIKTGLGIGAGTTGIFALLLAVRRQWHSESDAIEKNVTELYAKAADQLGSAEAPVRLAGLYALERLAHNNPGQRQSIVNVICAYLRMPYTPPGAALTTDSVEHQERTQEREVRLAFQRILTDHLDPENLRSFWNDLDLDLSNAHLVAFTLENCRTRDVRFDGTTFTGYTSFDGATFTANASFDGATFTHIAWFTGATFTANASFDGATFTHSALFNRATFSGSTWFGKTYFADGASFDDATFTGITLFSSATFTGFLLNSMALATGASFDNANFSAVASFDNTNFSTGASFDGVTFTTGVSFSNAAFTGNTSFDNANFITGASFDGATFTDDVSFSDATFTGGVSFNEATFTGALPTIDRRLAGKVAFTNVILTTYLPDRTSIAGIIVDMHEVREANGETEASWE; this is encoded by the coding sequence GTGACGAACTGGAAGCCAACGCTGCCCCGCCTCTCCGAGCTGAGCTGGGCGCCGGCGCGCGGAGCGCTCGTGCTCAGCGGGGCCGCGCTGCTTGCCGGAATGACGGTGCTGTTCGGGTGGATCGACTGGCTGGCGCTGGGCCAGTGGGCACGCCCTCACGCCGTGCCGATAGCCCTGTTCGCTGCCGCCGGAATAGGCGTGACCGCCGCCGGTTGGCGGTTGCGTGGGCAGCGTGCGCCGCGGACACGGGCCTCGGGGATGAGCTGGTGGGTCGTCGTCGGTGCGGCGATCGTAGTGGTCGTCGTGGCCTGGGTCGCGACCAATTGGCTGCTGGGTGAGGCCGCCGCGGCAAAAGACCCCGGCGCCGCGCGGGTCGACGCGATCAAGACCGGGCTCGGCATCGGCGCCGGCACCACGGGCATCTTCGCGCTCCTGCTGGCGGTGCGGCGGCAGTGGCACAGTGAGAGTGACGCAATCGAGAAGAACGTCACTGAGCTGTATGCCAAGGCCGCCGATCAGCTCGGCTCAGCTGAAGCCCCAGTGCGCCTGGCCGGCCTCTACGCTCTCGAACGCCTCGCCCACAACAATCCAGGGCAGCGGCAGAGCATCGTCAACGTTATCTGCGCTTACCTGCGCATGCCTTATACACCGCCCGGCGCTGCACTGACGACCGACAGCGTGGAACATCAGGAACGAACCCAGGAACGCGAGGTCCGACTTGCTTTCCAGCGCATCCTCACCGATCACCTCGACCCAGAGAATCTCCGGAGTTTCTGGAACGACCTCGACCTCGACCTGAGCAATGCGCACCTAGTGGCCTTCACTCTAGAGAACTGCCGTACTCGAGATGTTCGCTTCGATGGCACGACCTTCACCGGCTACACCTCGTTCGACGGCGCGACCTTCACCGCCAACGCCTCGTTCGACGGCGCGACCTTCACCCATATTGCCTGGTTCACCGGCGCGACCTTCACCGCCAACGCCTCGTTCGACGGCGCGACCTTCACCCATAGTGCCTTGTTCAACCGCGCGACCTTCAGCGGCAGCACCTGGTTTGGCAAGACGTACTTCGCCGACGGCGCCTCGTTCGACGATGCAACTTTCACCGGCATTACCCTATTCAGCAGCGCGACCTTCACTGGCTTCTTGTTGAACAGCATGGCCCTCGCTACCGGCGCCTCGTTCGACAACGCGAACTTCAGCGCCGTCGCCTCCTTTGACAACACGAACTTCTCCACCGGCGCCTCGTTCGATGGGGTGACCTTCACCACCGGCGTCTCGTTCAGCAACGCGGCCTTCACCGGCAACACCTCGTTCGACAACGCGAACTTCATCACCGGCGCCTCCTTCGATGGAGCGACCTTCACCGACGACGTCTCATTCAGCGATGCGACCTTCACCGGTGGTGTCTCATTCAATGAGGCGACCTTCACCGGCGCCCTCCCGACGATCGATAGGCGACTTGCCGGGAAAGTTGCCTTCACCAACGTCATCCTCACCACGTACTTGCCGGACCGTACGAGCATCGCGGGCATCATCGTGGATATGCATGAGGTACGGGAAGCCAACGGAGAGACTGAGGCTTCCTGGGAGTGA
- the xerC gene encoding tyrosine recombinase XerC, producing the protein MASRRSRGDGGLYWSEARQRWIAELTIGYRPNGKRITRKAAGKTKTEAKAALDRLVERRKEGTATAVGGLKVEKAVRDWLRHGLNGRSTATVEKLTILAETHIIPSLGARVLLDPKQSKELTADDVDAWLEEKAEVLATRTLQDLRSILRRAINRSAKRNKGIRNVVLLCDELPVGRDGRPSKSLTFAQAVSVLAAAEAEDSTYGDYTVVSLLTGARTEEARPLAWPEVDVVGKPEAKPPIPPHVNVWRSVRAGGDTKTKKSRRSLALSGRAVDALERQKLRQKRQRESVGDRWQELGIVFASDVGTQLDAANVRRGFRRILKLAGLEPKDWTPRELRHSFVSLLSDSGLTIEEISRLVGHSDTKVTELVYRHQLRPVIQDGAKAMDAIFPDSAA; encoded by the coding sequence ATGGCGAGTCGGCGTAGCCGCGGAGACGGCGGCCTGTACTGGTCCGAAGCCCGACAACGATGGATCGCTGAGCTGACGATCGGCTACCGACCGAACGGAAAGCGTATTACCCGCAAGGCTGCCGGCAAGACGAAGACGGAGGCAAAGGCTGCGCTCGACCGGCTCGTGGAGCGCAGGAAGGAGGGGACGGCCACGGCAGTCGGCGGGCTTAAGGTGGAGAAGGCTGTTCGAGACTGGCTGCGACACGGCCTCAACGGTCGCAGCACCGCGACCGTTGAGAAGCTGACCATCCTGGCCGAGACGCACATCATCCCTTCACTCGGCGCAAGGGTGCTGCTGGACCCGAAGCAGTCGAAGGAACTAACGGCTGACGACGTCGACGCCTGGCTGGAGGAAAAGGCCGAGGTTCTCGCCACGCGCACGCTACAAGACCTCCGTTCGATTCTCCGGCGCGCGATCAACCGATCGGCAAAGCGGAACAAGGGCATCCGGAACGTGGTGCTGCTGTGCGACGAACTGCCGGTTGGTCGCGACGGCCGTCCGTCGAAGTCGCTTACCTTCGCCCAGGCTGTGTCGGTACTCGCCGCTGCGGAGGCGGAGGACTCCACGTACGGCGACTACACGGTGGTCTCCCTCCTGACCGGCGCGCGGACCGAGGAGGCTCGCCCGCTGGCGTGGCCGGAGGTCGACGTGGTCGGAAAACCGGAAGCGAAGCCGCCGATCCCACCGCACGTCAACGTGTGGCGGTCGGTACGGGCGGGTGGGGACACGAAGACTAAGAAGTCACGACGTTCACTCGCGCTTTCAGGTCGGGCTGTCGACGCCCTGGAGCGCCAGAAGCTCCGACAGAAGCGTCAGCGCGAGTCGGTCGGCGACCGGTGGCAAGAACTCGGAATCGTGTTCGCATCGGACGTCGGGACGCAGCTCGACGCGGCCAACGTCCGACGCGGCTTCCGGCGCATCTTGAAGCTCGCCGGGCTCGAACCGAAGGACTGGACGCCGCGCGAACTGCGCCACAGCTTCGTGTCGTTGCTCTCGGACAGCGGGCTCACCATCGAGGAGATCTCACGGCTGGTGGGGCACTCGGACACGAAGGTGACCGAGTTGGTCTACCGCCACCAGCTGCGGCCGGTGATCCAAGACGGAGCGAAGGCGATGGACGCGATCTTCCCGGATTCGGCGGCATAG
- a CDS encoding helix-turn-helix domain-containing protein, with product MNAVPMPVAVPERHLYRITEAMRLLSMSRSVIYEQLRSGRLRSVKQGRARLVPAVAIQQYVELLMKEAEVSYGESA from the coding sequence ATGAACGCCGTACCCATGCCGGTCGCGGTGCCCGAACGGCATCTCTACCGGATCACGGAAGCGATGCGGCTGCTCTCGATGAGCCGCTCGGTCATCTACGAGCAGTTGCGCTCGGGGCGCTTGCGCTCGGTCAAGCAGGGACGCGCCCGGCTCGTGCCGGCGGTCGCCATCCAGCAGTACGTCGAGTTGCTCATGAAGGAAGCGGAGGTCAGCTATGGCGAGTCGGCGTAG